A DNA window from Staphylococcus warneri contains the following coding sequences:
- a CDS encoding glycine betaine ABC transporter substrate-binding protein, whose product MFKTRGFKLLGLFATIALAIVLSACGNGGGSSSKDDNTSLGNKEIELPYIASDNSAPRTLVIAEVLKKAGYDVTTTPVQASGPLYASVAENPDSFHASGIFPSTDKSYYNKYKSKLSVYDKKNLVDDVKVGLAVPKYEQNIDSIADLKDSKKFDKEIQGTDARNGVMKQTKSELDEDNLDGYSLKESSDQDQFKAVQKAYKQQQPILFTAMDSSWFSKELGVKMLKDPDKIYGKEDQHINLVFNKEFKANHPAAYTIATRMSDDWSKKDEDQLAKKIFKDQKNPEQVAKDYVDDNDNKVDEWLEGIDH is encoded by the coding sequence ATGTTTAAAACAAGAGGTTTCAAACTGTTAGGCCTGTTTGCCACTATTGCCTTAGCCATCGTGCTAAGTGCATGTGGTAACGGTGGCGGAAGTTCATCAAAAGATGACAATACTTCCCTAGGCAATAAAGAAATCGAATTACCATATATTGCTAGTGATAACTCAGCGCCACGTACATTAGTCATAGCTGAAGTACTTAAAAAAGCTGGTTATGACGTTACAACTACACCTGTACAAGCAAGCGGTCCATTATATGCATCTGTAGCTGAAAATCCAGATTCATTCCATGCGTCAGGTATTTTCCCATCTACAGATAAAAGTTACTATAATAAATACAAAAGTAAATTATCCGTTTATGACAAAAAGAACCTTGTCGATGATGTTAAAGTAGGCTTAGCCGTACCAAAATACGAACAAAATATCGACTCAATTGCGGACTTAAAGGATAGCAAGAAGTTCGATAAAGAAATTCAAGGTACAGACGCTAGAAATGGTGTCATGAAACAAACTAAAAGTGAACTTGATGAAGATAATCTAGACGGTTATAGTCTTAAAGAATCTTCTGACCAAGATCAATTTAAAGCAGTACAAAAAGCTTATAAACAACAACAACCAATCCTATTTACAGCAATGGATTCTAGTTGGTTCTCTAAAGAATTAGGCGTTAAAATGTTAAAAGATCCTGACAAAATTTATGGTAAAGAAGATCAACATATTAACTTAGTATTTAATAAAGAATTCAAAGCTAATCATCCAGCAGCATACACAATTGCAACACGTATGTCAGACGACTGGAGCAAAAAAGATGAAGATCAATTAGCTAAGAAAATCTTCAAAGACCAGAAAAATCCAGAACAAGTTGCCAAAGACTATGTTGATGACAACGATAATAAAGTAGATGAATGGTTAGAAGGTATTGATCATTAA
- a CDS encoding organic hydroperoxide resistance protein — protein sequence MAESIYSTTMISNGGRDGRVFSPDNTFVQNLATPKEMGGQGSNDTNPEQLFAAGYSACFNSALSLILSRHKVNDANPEVEITIELVKDTTDNGFKLAADIEVTLENVSQEEAEQYVEQAHQFCPYSKATRGNIDVNLKANAQ from the coding sequence ATGGCAGAATCAATTTATTCAACTACAATGATTAGTAATGGTGGCCGTGATGGTCGCGTATTTAGTCCAGATAACACGTTTGTTCAAAATTTAGCAACACCAAAAGAAATGGGTGGTCAAGGTAGTAACGATACTAACCCTGAACAATTATTTGCAGCAGGTTATAGTGCATGCTTTAACAGTGCATTATCATTAATTTTATCTCGACATAAAGTTAATGACGCAAACCCTGAAGTTGAAATCACTATTGAGTTAGTGAAAGATACTACCGATAATGGTTTCAAATTAGCAGCAGACATTGAAGTTACGTTAGAAAATGTATCTCAAGAAGAGGCTGAACAGTATGTAGAACAAGCGCATCAATTCTGTCCATATTCTAAAGCAACACGTGGTAATATTGACGTTAACTTAAAAGCCAACGCTCAATAA
- a CDS encoding cell wall anchor protein, with protein sequence MKDKQFDKVSMCLKLSCSALLISGSMIGYGFASDMSVQAKETSTSHHTSESKDESLQDKIDDAKYDIDRLTHLKEDSRQDYHKQLDDVSDNATLDKIIEDAKKEDRKLKSLDKETQHSTDSAEETPSEKNAENVKDKDDVTKDLDKILADLDLSSENVDNHQQKDGETSQAQEQAQPHDKQQTLNHKQTSVLDDLDKIKQDTSLDEDADTTQKQKRSDSSSNQRQDRQQDSKNQSQSNTRELPHSNAKEQQTLDDLKHIADEADVKQSDQKQDGHVGKITKELEGSDKINQAISSQLSSNNMNGNHYINDKRDTLKALEQDVNQQSDFNNQRKQALKQDIRQTEQRMNQQHDLILNQLQQSKDKNKAAQSILDTVMSQHEAKQAMKHVKTKGKTDQQIANQIDKQLDGLTHTSSDNILKSMLDQSEDKQQLIKQLLATRLGDKEAQRIAKQLANGQLSNQQIVEQLKRHIDKQGHVSADDILNDVLNNAKDKRQAIETILATRIEQGKAKVLADIINRMQSDKASALDLIKSAINGKANDLLQLQHKMDSAKKDLDYIVSPIKNRPSIFDRINQQSNQGSRLLDQLNSGGSLLDSIPDIPTPTPEKGLTLGSNDGFLDGLFNDDGNLSLPDAGQAVKQHWMPIALVIAIIGGSIIWYSQRKRSK encoded by the coding sequence ATGAAAGATAAACAATTCGACAAAGTCAGCATGTGTTTGAAATTATCTTGTTCAGCGCTTTTAATCAGTGGATCAATGATAGGTTATGGTTTTGCTAGTGATATGTCAGTACAAGCTAAAGAAACTTCAACTTCACATCATACATCTGAATCAAAAGATGAGTCATTGCAAGATAAAATCGATGACGCTAAATATGATATTGATCGACTTACACATTTAAAAGAAGATTCAAGACAGGATTACCACAAACAACTAGATGATGTATCTGATAATGCAACATTGGATAAGATAATTGAAGATGCTAAAAAAGAAGATCGCAAATTGAAATCATTAGACAAAGAAACGCAGCATTCAACAGATTCAGCTGAAGAAACGCCTAGTGAAAAGAATGCTGAAAATGTGAAAGATAAAGATGATGTTACTAAAGACTTAGACAAAATTTTAGCTGATTTGGATTTATCTTCAGAAAATGTTGATAACCATCAACAAAAAGATGGTGAAACGAGTCAGGCACAGGAACAAGCTCAGCCACACGATAAGCAACAAACGTTAAATCATAAACAAACGTCAGTGTTGGATGATTTAGATAAAATAAAGCAAGATACATCATTAGATGAAGATGCCGATACGACACAAAAACAAAAGCGTTCCGATTCATCATCTAATCAACGTCAAGACAGACAACAAGATTCTAAAAATCAATCACAATCTAATACTAGAGAACTGCCACATTCTAACGCCAAAGAACAACAAACATTAGATGATTTAAAACACATTGCTGACGAAGCGGATGTGAAACAATCAGATCAAAAACAAGATGGACACGTTGGAAAGATTACAAAAGAGTTAGAGGGTAGTGACAAAATAAATCAAGCGATTTCTAGTCAATTATCTTCTAATAACATGAACGGCAATCACTACATTAATGATAAAAGAGATACACTTAAGGCATTAGAACAGGATGTCAATCAACAAAGCGATTTTAACAATCAACGTAAACAAGCTTTAAAACAAGACATTCGTCAAACGGAACAACGTATGAATCAACAACATGATTTAATACTTAATCAGTTGCAACAATCCAAAGATAAAAATAAAGCGGCTCAATCCATTTTGGATACAGTGATGAGTCAACATGAAGCGAAACAAGCAATGAAACACGTAAAGACGAAAGGAAAGACAGATCAACAAATTGCCAATCAAATCGATAAACAGCTAGATGGTCTTACACATACTTCATCAGATAATATTTTAAAATCAATGTTAGATCAATCTGAAGATAAGCAACAATTAATTAAACAACTCCTTGCTACACGATTGGGGGATAAGGAAGCGCAACGTATTGCGAAACAATTAGCTAATGGACAATTATCAAACCAACAAATTGTAGAGCAACTCAAACGACACATTGATAAACAAGGACATGTGAGCGCGGATGACATTTTAAATGATGTATTAAATAATGCAAAAGATAAACGACAAGCGATTGAAACTATATTAGCAACGAGAATTGAACAAGGAAAAGCAAAAGTGCTAGCAGATATCATTAATCGTATGCAAAGTGATAAAGCAAGTGCTTTAGATTTAATCAAGTCTGCCATTAACGGTAAGGCTAATGATTTATTGCAATTGCAACATAAGATGGACAGTGCTAAGAAAGATTTAGACTATATTGTTTCTCCGATCAAAAATAGACCGAGCATTTTTGATAGAATTAATCAACAATCCAATCAAGGCTCTCGTTTATTAGATCAACTTAATTCTGGTGGTAGTCTATTGGATAGTATTCCTGATATTCCAACGCCAACACCTGAAAAAGGCCTAACGCTTGGTTCTAATGATGGATTCCTAGATGGATTGTTTAATGATGATGGTAATCTATCATTACCTGATGCAGGTCAGGCAGTTAAGCAACATTGGATGCCTATAGCATTAGTTATAGCCATTATCGGTGGTAGTATAATCTGGTATAGTCAACGTAAAAGATCAAAATAA
- a CDS encoding amidase domain-containing protein has product MSKEKFLTYLLTTTLIVPSFSTAPIANAADDHSTTPSSSQQRDTQNNNDSTNSDDKSTKITQEEDEINTSEHKHEKTKQSSHQNTKKEKQDKAHQQNHHGTQTSVTDDNYKQSHQSTNLINQFYDGLSTHQSDFNRLWSPDQYDDSFSLTTLIQNLFHFDSDISDYEQPSHEEDDTNTNSKNNQSDDNDKITDNDQNADNSGHSEKYPQQDETNKGDQSINRHDKENSDLSNQDNHSQSDETQDHQQSDNNQQDHSSNQSNGSNKNDKSSSNQSISDSAIDSILDEYSEDATKTQKQYQTSKDKHTQDDKQQDTKQNNTKKQDVNPQLPTPDELKHKTKPAQSFEGDFKQSNTRATGLFQQLPKIEDGALTDGDINIVDSKSTRDFIKSIAKDAHQIGQKEDLYASVMMAQAILESDSGNSALAQKPNFNLFGIKGTYQGQSVSFNTLEADSTNNMFNITAGFRKYPDTKASLEDYARLIKKGIDGNPNIYRPTWKSEASTYQSATSHLSRTYATDPNYAKKLNSIIKHYHLTDFDKKEMPSLDKYNHTIHSDDQSQSSFKPFVENKGSSSYPQGQCTWYVDQRMKQFGQYIHSNLGDAHHWNNRAAREGYQVSSTPKKHTAVVFEAGQLGADTQYGHVAFVEKVNADGSIIISESNVKGLGVISYRTIDADDASQLDYITGK; this is encoded by the coding sequence ATGTCTAAAGAAAAATTCTTAACATATTTACTTACAACTACATTAATTGTGCCATCTTTCTCAACAGCACCCATAGCTAATGCTGCAGATGACCACTCAACAACACCATCTTCATCACAACAGCGTGATACGCAAAATAACAATGATTCAACAAACAGTGATGATAAAAGTACTAAAATCACGCAAGAAGAAGATGAGATTAACACATCAGAACACAAACATGAAAAAACGAAGCAATCATCACACCAAAACACTAAAAAGGAAAAACAAGACAAAGCGCACCAACAAAACCATCATGGAACACAAACATCTGTAACAGATGATAATTATAAACAGTCACATCAATCAACTAATTTAATTAATCAATTTTATGATGGATTATCCACGCATCAATCTGACTTTAATCGATTATGGTCTCCAGACCAATATGATGATAGCTTTAGTTTAACGACGTTAATTCAAAACCTATTTCATTTTGACTCCGATATTTCAGACTATGAACAACCTTCTCATGAAGAAGATGATACAAATACAAACTCTAAAAATAACCAGTCTGATGATAATGATAAGATAACTGACAATGATCAAAATGCAGACAATAGTGGTCATTCTGAAAAGTATCCACAACAAGACGAGACTAATAAAGGTGATCAATCTATTAATCGTCACGATAAGGAAAATAGTGACCTATCAAACCAAGACAATCATTCACAAAGTGACGAAACTCAAGATCATCAACAAAGCGACAACAATCAACAAGATCATTCTTCAAATCAATCGAATGGTTCGAACAAGAATGACAAGTCATCATCTAATCAAAGCATTTCCGACTCAGCCATCGATTCCATTTTAGATGAGTATAGTGAGGATGCAACGAAGACGCAAAAGCAATATCAAACATCTAAAGATAAACACACTCAAGATGATAAACAACAAGATACAAAGCAAAACAATACAAAAAAGCAAGACGTCAATCCTCAACTTCCAACACCGGATGAATTAAAACATAAAACAAAGCCTGCACAATCATTTGAAGGTGATTTTAAACAATCGAATACACGTGCCACTGGATTGTTTCAACAATTACCTAAAATAGAAGATGGTGCTTTAACAGATGGCGATATCAATATCGTTGATAGTAAAAGCACGAGAGATTTTATTAAATCGATTGCCAAAGATGCACATCAAATAGGTCAAAAAGAAGACCTCTATGCCTCAGTAATGATGGCACAAGCTATTTTAGAATCTGATTCTGGTAATAGCGCTTTAGCACAAAAACCTAATTTTAATCTATTTGGCATTAAAGGAACTTATCAAGGACAGTCTGTTTCATTTAATACTTTAGAAGCTGATAGTACAAATAACATGTTTAATATTACAGCTGGTTTCCGTAAATATCCTGATACAAAAGCATCACTCGAAGATTACGCACGTTTAATTAAAAAAGGTATAGATGGTAACCCTAACATTTACCGTCCAACATGGAAGAGCGAAGCGTCTACTTACCAGTCAGCAACTTCTCATTTATCACGTACTTATGCGACTGATCCTAATTATGCTAAGAAATTAAATAGTATTATAAAACATTATCATTTAACTGATTTTGATAAGAAAGAAATGCCAAGTTTGGATAAATATAATCATACGATTCATAGCGATGATCAATCACAATCAAGTTTCAAACCATTCGTAGAAAACAAAGGAAGTTCAAGCTATCCACAAGGACAATGTACATGGTATGTGGATCAGCGTATGAAACAATTTGGTCAATATATTCATAGTAATTTAGGCGACGCACATCATTGGAATAATCGTGCAGCACGGGAAGGTTATCAAGTATCTTCAACACCTAAAAAACATACAGCAGTCGTTTTTGAAGCTGGTCAATTAGGTGCGGATACACAATATGGTCATGTTGCATTCGTAGAAAAAGTTAACGCTGATGGTTCAATTATCATTTCAGAATCAAATGTGAAAGGATTAGGCGTTATCTCATATAGAACGATTGATGCTGATGATGCATCACAATTGGATTATATAACGGGTAAATAA
- a CDS encoding YhgE/Pip domain-containing protein: MKNALKLFKTDLKKIAKTPAVWIILAGLAILPSFYAWFNLWAMWDPYGNTGHIKVAIVNEDKGDKVRGKEINVGNKMVQTLKKNDSFDWQFVSREKADHEIKMGKYYAGIYIPSKFTHQITGTLRKHPEKADVDFKVNQKINAVAAKLTDTGSSLVVEKANEQFNQTVTKALLSEANKVGLKIEDEVPTINKIKNAVYAANNSLPEINKFKNKIIYLNEHQDDLDRYANQFRNLGNYKGDILDAQERLNQVNSSIPALNEKAKLIIALNNYMPNIERVLNVAANDVPAQFPKINRGVSIAGQGIDAANDQLTDAKGFLTQVQNRVGDYQDAAGRAQNVNNDVNQDLRQQSGTSQQSAHSKQRDEGHSYQTGIKTQSLSTSGNKDNNQSNELVSSNDVKSMNTALTESLLSLSNLSDVQAKASQKDMDALKHISYGILASDKPTEFKEPLENVSSRLENATKYNQQFIDILSELEKNEDVDLSKEIKQIKTANNQLNDQLKTTNQLIDALSNGSSGKSEAINVLNKINDTNKTLSQFRTYVKKELNQSLLNISNDITSQLASGQQALSTVQSKLNSINQVIQSGQSILDSGKKRIDRIQTALPGIEQTYMNAMKTAQDYFPTVKKDVAKAADFVRNDLPGLEQRLANATQAVNDNLPSLFSKYDNAVNLLDENQPRAKEALSNLADFSENKLPGVEKDLKKANKIFKQLDKDDAVDNLIDVLKNDLKKQADVIAHPINKKTTDVFPVKDYGSGMTPFYTALSIWVGGLLMVSLLSVDNKHQSLKPILSPREVFLGKAGFFFLLGIVQSLIVSIGDLVILKAAVESPVLFVTIAVFCSLVFNSIIYTCVSLLGNPGKAIAIIFLVLQIAGGGGTFPIQTTPKFFQTISPYLPFTYAIDALRETVGGIVPEILITKVIILALFGLGFIIVGVILKPITDPLMRKVSSKVDESNVTE; this comes from the coding sequence ATGAAAAACGCACTAAAGCTGTTTAAAACAGATTTAAAGAAAATTGCTAAAACGCCAGCAGTTTGGATCATATTAGCGGGATTAGCCATATTACCCTCATTCTATGCATGGTTTAACTTATGGGCAATGTGGGATCCATATGGAAATACAGGCCATATTAAAGTAGCGATTGTCAATGAAGATAAAGGTGACAAAGTTAGAGGGAAAGAGATTAATGTAGGTAATAAGATGGTGCAAACCCTAAAGAAAAATGATAGCTTTGATTGGCAATTTGTTAGCCGTGAAAAAGCAGATCATGAAATTAAAATGGGGAAATATTATGCAGGCATATACATACCGAGCAAGTTTACACATCAAATTACAGGAACATTAAGGAAGCACCCTGAAAAGGCGGATGTCGATTTCAAAGTCAATCAGAAAATTAATGCTGTTGCTGCGAAATTAACGGATACAGGTTCTTCATTAGTGGTAGAAAAAGCTAACGAACAATTTAATCAAACCGTGACGAAAGCATTACTTTCAGAGGCGAATAAAGTAGGTCTGAAAATTGAAGATGAAGTGCCAACAATTAATAAAATCAAAAATGCGGTCTATGCAGCAAATAATTCTCTGCCAGAAATTAATAAGTTTAAAAATAAAATCATCTATTTAAATGAACACCAAGATGACCTTGATCGCTATGCGAATCAATTTAGAAATTTAGGTAATTATAAAGGTGATATTTTAGATGCACAAGAAAGATTAAATCAAGTTAATTCATCAATACCTGCATTAAATGAAAAGGCTAAATTAATAATTGCGCTGAATAATTATATGCCTAATATTGAAAGAGTACTAAATGTAGCAGCTAATGATGTACCGGCACAATTTCCTAAAATCAATAGAGGTGTCTCTATAGCGGGGCAAGGTATTGATGCTGCGAATGACCAACTCACAGATGCTAAAGGATTTTTAACACAAGTTCAAAATCGAGTTGGTGATTATCAAGATGCAGCAGGACGTGCCCAAAATGTAAATAATGATGTTAACCAAGATTTACGTCAACAATCAGGTACGAGTCAACAAAGTGCTCATAGTAAGCAACGTGATGAAGGACATAGTTATCAAACTGGGATCAAGACGCAATCTTTAAGTACTTCAGGTAATAAAGATAATAACCAGTCAAATGAGCTAGTAAGTTCAAATGATGTTAAATCAATGAATACAGCATTGACTGAATCATTATTATCGCTTTCAAATTTAAGTGATGTTCAGGCCAAGGCATCTCAAAAAGATATGGATGCATTGAAACATATCTCATACGGTATATTGGCATCAGACAAACCGACTGAGTTTAAAGAACCGTTAGAAAATGTATCATCTCGTTTAGAAAATGCTACGAAATATAATCAACAATTTATTGATATATTATCAGAGCTTGAAAAAAATGAAGATGTTGATTTATCAAAAGAAATTAAGCAAATAAAAACAGCTAATAATCAACTCAATGATCAGTTAAAAACAACCAACCAATTAATTGATGCTTTATCAAACGGTAGTTCTGGTAAATCAGAAGCGATTAATGTATTGAACAAAATCAATGACACGAATAAGACGTTAAGTCAATTCCGTACGTATGTTAAGAAAGAATTAAATCAAAGTTTATTAAACATTTCGAATGATATTACGTCACAATTGGCATCAGGTCAACAAGCATTATCAACTGTTCAATCTAAATTAAATTCAATTAATCAAGTGATTCAGTCAGGACAAAGTATATTAGATAGTGGTAAAAAGCGTATTGATCGTATTCAAACAGCATTGCCAGGTATAGAACAAACGTATATGAATGCAATGAAAACAGCACAAGATTACTTCCCAACTGTGAAGAAAGATGTAGCCAAAGCGGCAGATTTTGTGCGTAATGATTTACCTGGCTTAGAACAACGCCTAGCAAATGCTACTCAAGCAGTCAATGATAATTTACCATCGTTATTTAGTAAATATGATAACGCGGTGAATTTATTAGATGAGAACCAACCAAGAGCTAAAGAAGCCCTGTCTAATTTAGCGGATTTCTCAGAAAATAAATTGCCAGGTGTTGAGAAAGATCTGAAGAAAGCCAATAAAATATTTAAACAATTAGATAAAGACGATGCCGTAGATAATTTAATCGATGTATTGAAAAATGATTTGAAAAAGCAAGCTGATGTCATCGCACATCCAATAAATAAAAAGACCACCGATGTGTTCCCAGTTAAAGATTATGGTTCTGGAATGACGCCGTTTTATACAGCCTTATCTATATGGGTCGGCGGATTGTTAATGGTTAGTTTATTATCCGTAGATAACAAACATCAGTCATTAAAACCAATTCTTAGTCCTAGAGAAGTCTTCCTGGGTAAAGCAGGCTTCTTCTTCCTATTAGGTATAGTACAATCATTAATTGTATCAATTGGAGACTTAGTTATATTAAAGGCAGCCGTCGAGTCGCCAGTATTATTTGTGACGATAGCAGTATTCTGCTCACTAGTATTTAACTCAATTATTTATACTTGTGTATCATTATTAGGAAACCCTGGTAAAGCCATTGCGATTATTTTCTTAGTATTACAAATCGCAGGTGGTGGCGGTACTTTCCCAATTCAAACGACGCCTAAGTTTTTCCAAACGATATCGCCGTATTTACCATTTACGTATGCGATTGATGCTTTACGTGAAACGGTAGGGGGTATTGTTCCGGAAATATTAATTACGAAAGTGATTATCTTAGCATTATTTGGATTAGGATTTATCATAGTTGGTGTTATTTTGAAACCAATCACAGATCCATTGATGAGAAAAGTTTCATCTAAAGTTGATGAAAGTAATGTAACTGAATAA
- a CDS encoding (S)-acetoin forming diacetyl reductase gives MTHQNKVAIVTGAAQGIGFEIAKRLFNDGFNVALVDYNEQGAKEAAATLKGKGQEAIAFKADVANRDEVFHVFSQVVKHFGELNVVVNNAGLGPMTPIDTVTTEQFNQVIGVNVGGVFWGIQAALEQFEALGHGGKIINATSQAGVEGNKGLSLYCSSKFAVRGLTQVAARDLADKGITVNAFAPGIVETPMMEGIAIKLAKENNQPEEWGWKQFTDQITLKRLSKPEDVANVVSFLAGSDSDYITGQTIIVDGGMRFH, from the coding sequence ATGACACATCAAAATAAAGTGGCTATAGTAACAGGAGCAGCACAAGGTATTGGTTTTGAAATAGCCAAACGACTATTTAATGATGGCTTTAATGTTGCATTAGTGGATTATAATGAACAAGGTGCGAAAGAAGCGGCTGCCACATTAAAGGGTAAAGGCCAAGAAGCTATCGCCTTTAAAGCTGATGTCGCTAATCGTGATGAAGTCTTTCACGTTTTTAGTCAAGTAGTTAAACACTTTGGAGAATTAAATGTAGTAGTGAATAATGCTGGGTTAGGCCCAATGACACCTATAGATACTGTAACAACTGAGCAATTCAATCAAGTTATTGGTGTAAATGTTGGTGGTGTATTCTGGGGTATTCAAGCAGCACTCGAACAATTTGAAGCGTTAGGTCACGGTGGAAAGATTATAAATGCAACGTCTCAAGCAGGTGTAGAAGGTAATAAAGGATTATCACTATACTGTAGTTCGAAATTTGCAGTTAGAGGTTTAACACAAGTAGCTGCACGTGATTTAGCTGATAAAGGTATAACAGTAAATGCATTTGCACCAGGTATTGTTGAAACGCCAATGATGGAAGGTATCGCTATTAAATTAGCTAAAGAAAATAATCAACCTGAAGAATGGGGTTGGAAACAATTTACAGATCAAATTACATTAAAACGTTTATCTAAACCAGAAGACGTTGCTAATGTTGTTAGTTTCTTAGCTGGTAGTGATTCAGATTATATTACAGGACAAACAATTATCGTTGATGGTGGTATGAGATTCCATTAG
- a CDS encoding ArgE/DapE family deacylase, with protein sequence MGVLTNEQKVKILSEIVAIPSVNDNELAVAQYLEQWLNRYDIDTHIDYISGERANLIATIGSGKPVVAVSGHMDVVNEGNHDDWTSPPFELTERNGHLYGRGAADMKSGLAALVIAMIEIKASGQLKHGTIRLLATAGEEMEQAGSEQLYRKGYMADVDALVIAEPSYPSIVYAHKGSMDIKITSQGRSSHSSTPFMGENAITPLIELVQNINQAYEEITQRIKGTALDYGNMVNQMADQLPSFVSKDEVQTRIQGLVMTNSMINGGSQVNSVPDYATATFNVRTIPEYDNTKVKALFNKYIDEANQRGAHLTHDIYLDLDPVVTTGDNHLFKLGHQLAQTYFDPSALIDTPTVAVTDASNLLKDKSEDFPFLMIGPGQGPHQVDECVNKNHYLKFIDYYIELLLTYLNEK encoded by the coding sequence ATGGGTGTATTAACTAATGAACAAAAGGTAAAAATTTTATCAGAAATAGTGGCTATACCTTCAGTCAATGACAATGAATTAGCAGTAGCACAATATTTAGAGCAATGGCTTAATCGATATGATATTGACACACACATCGATTACATTTCAGGAGAACGTGCAAATCTAATTGCTACCATAGGGTCTGGTAAACCAGTCGTTGCAGTTTCAGGACATATGGATGTAGTAAATGAAGGGAACCATGATGATTGGACATCTCCTCCATTTGAATTGACTGAACGAAATGGTCATTTATATGGAAGAGGTGCTGCTGATATGAAATCGGGATTAGCTGCACTGGTGATTGCAATGATTGAAATTAAAGCGAGCGGACAGTTAAAACACGGTACCATTAGATTATTAGCAACCGCTGGAGAGGAAATGGAACAAGCAGGATCAGAACAATTATATCGTAAAGGTTATATGGCTGATGTTGACGCCCTAGTCATCGCAGAACCATCTTATCCAAGCATTGTATATGCTCACAAAGGATCAATGGATATTAAAATCACATCTCAGGGGCGTTCAAGTCACAGTTCTACACCTTTTATGGGAGAAAATGCAATTACACCACTTATTGAATTGGTTCAAAATATCAATCAAGCATATGAAGAAATAACACAAAGAATAAAAGGAACGGCTTTAGATTATGGCAATATGGTCAATCAAATGGCTGATCAATTGCCTAGTTTTGTTAGTAAAGATGAAGTTCAAACTAGAATTCAAGGACTTGTGATGACCAATAGTATGATTAATGGTGGTTCTCAAGTCAATTCTGTTCCTGATTACGCAACTGCAACGTTTAATGTTCGCACGATTCCAGAATATGATAATACAAAAGTTAAAGCACTATTTAATAAATATATCGATGAAGCGAATCAAAGAGGAGCACATTTGACTCATGACATATATTTAGATCTTGATCCAGTTGTCACAACGGGTGACAATCACTTATTTAAATTAGGCCATCAACTGGCTCAAACATATTTTGATCCTTCGGCATTGATAGATACACCAACAGTGGCCGTTACGGATGCATCTAATTTATTAAAAGATAAAAGCGAAGACTTTCCATTCTTAATGATAGGGCCAGGTCAAGGACCTCATCAAGTTGATGAATGTGTTAATAAAAATCATTACTTAAAATTTATCGATTACTATATTGAATTATTGCTAACATATTTAAATGAAAAATGA